The following proteins come from a genomic window of Gallalistipes aquisgranensis:
- a CDS encoding hemolysin family protein yields the protein MLTVVIVVIAALLFSAFFSGMEIAFVTSNRLKLEIEKKQSRTFGYIIDIFTRRPGQYITTILVGNNIALVVYSLNMSALLTMAAHRLGWVPGSESILAETLISTVVIIFTAEFIPKAVVKSDPNFYMKAFAVPVYFFYLLLYPIAKLTTWISILFLKIVGLPVRRNQTIRTFDRVDLEHLVEEAADGEKDEGGGHKGENEFRLFQNALDFSDLRVRDCMVPRVDIEAADVTETIGELTGRFVESQYSRIFIYENTIDNIIGYVNTKSLFTGPGSVREAMKPVAYVTESMPAQKLLTGFIKKRQSVAVVIDEFGGTAGMVSLEDVLEEIFGEIEDEHDSQDMVEKQVGENEWIFSCRLEVRYLNEKYGLEIPESDEYDTLAGYIILHYEGIPPQGETLAIGNKEIRILRKSSSRLELARVRITE from the coding sequence ATGCTTACAGTCGTTATCGTCGTCATCGCAGCACTGCTTTTCTCCGCTTTCTTTTCGGGGATGGAGATCGCTTTCGTGACCTCCAACCGGCTGAAACTGGAGATCGAGAAAAAACAGAGCCGCACGTTCGGGTATATCATCGACATCTTTACCCGGCGTCCCGGGCAGTATATCACGACCATCCTGGTGGGAAACAATATCGCGCTGGTGGTCTATTCGCTCAACATGTCGGCCCTGCTGACGATGGCGGCGCATCGTCTCGGCTGGGTGCCGGGCAGCGAGTCGATCCTGGCGGAGACGCTGATCTCCACGGTGGTCATTATCTTCACGGCGGAGTTCATTCCCAAGGCGGTCGTGAAGTCCGACCCCAATTTTTACATGAAGGCCTTCGCCGTTCCGGTCTATTTTTTTTATCTGCTCCTCTACCCGATCGCCAAACTGACCACCTGGATTTCGATCCTGTTTCTGAAAATCGTGGGACTGCCCGTGCGGAGGAACCAGACGATCCGTACGTTCGACCGGGTCGATCTGGAGCATCTGGTGGAGGAGGCGGCAGACGGGGAGAAGGACGAAGGGGGCGGACACAAAGGGGAGAACGAGTTCCGTCTGTTCCAGAATGCGCTCGATTTCTCGGACCTGCGGGTGCGGGACTGTATGGTGCCGCGCGTGGACATCGAGGCGGCCGACGTGACGGAGACGATCGGCGAGTTGACCGGGCGCTTTGTCGAGTCGCAGTATTCGCGTATTTTCATCTATGAGAATACGATCGACAACATCATCGGCTATGTCAATACGAAGAGCCTGTTCACGGGGCCCGGAAGCGTGCGCGAGGCGATGAAGCCCGTTGCCTATGTGACCGAGAGCATGCCGGCGCAGAAACTGCTCACCGGCTTCATCAAGAAGAGGCAGTCCGTGGCCGTGGTGATCGACGAGTTCGGCGGAACGGCCGGCATGGTCTCGCTCGAGGATGTGCTGGAGGAGATTTTCGGGGAGATCGAGGACGAACATGATTCGCAGGACATGGTCGAGAAGCAGGTGGGTGAGAACGAATGGATTTTCTCCTGCCGGCTGGAGGTGCGTTATCTGAACGAGAAGTACGGACTGGAGATTCCGGAGTCGGACGAGTACGACACGCTGGCCGGATATATCATCCTGCATTACGAGGGGATTCCGCCGCAGGGCGAGACGCTTGCGATCGGGAACAAGGAGATACGGATTCTGCGCAAGAGCTCCTCGCGGCTGGAGTTGGCCCGCGTGCGGATCACGGAGTAA
- the lptC gene encoding LPS export ABC transporter periplasmic protein LptC, with product MNRPTIHKRFWVALLFAGSAILLISCERKSGGANEDPETLMTQQSDSLTLIASENGRKSYRFFTPLMERYELAKEPYMEFRKGVDVVTYSDSTGQVESTLVADYAIFFENQKLWEAKGNVVATNAKGQVLETQQLFWNQKTRKIYSNVDSKVTQGTDVIVGVGFESDENFDDFTFRRPKGKVTVDTEPTRGADSTAVEGPASDLPAGDRKAGEPVPAKREGKENLVKPRPVRQQQSH from the coding sequence GTGAACCGTCCGACGATACATAAAAGATTCTGGGTAGCACTCCTTTTTGCGGGGAGTGCTATCTTGCTTATCTCCTGCGAACGGAAGTCCGGGGGGGCGAACGAAGACCCCGAGACGCTCATGACCCAGCAGAGCGACTCGCTCACGCTCATCGCTTCGGAGAACGGACGCAAGTCCTATCGTTTTTTCACGCCTCTCATGGAACGTTACGAGTTGGCGAAAGAGCCGTACATGGAGTTCCGCAAAGGGGTGGACGTGGTGACCTATTCCGATTCCACGGGACAGGTCGAATCGACCCTGGTAGCCGACTATGCCATATTTTTCGAAAACCAGAAGCTGTGGGAGGCGAAAGGAAACGTGGTGGCGACCAATGCCAAAGGACAGGTTCTGGAGACCCAGCAGCTTTTCTGGAACCAGAAGACGCGTAAGATCTATTCGAACGTCGATTCGAAGGTGACGCAGGGAACGGACGTGATCGTGGGGGTGGGTTTCGAGTCGGACGAGAATTTCGACGACTTCACTTTCCGGCGTCCGAAAGGGAAGGTGACGGTGGATACCGAGCCGACCCGGGGAGCCGATTCGACCGCTGTGGAGGGCCCTGCTTCGGACCTTCCCGCAGGCGACCGGAAAGCCGGGGAGCCCGTGCCGGCCAAAAGGGAGGGGAAGGAAAACCTGGTCAAGCCGCGTCCTGTCCGTCAGCAGCAAAGTCATTGA
- a CDS encoding tetratricopeptide repeat protein yields the protein MKRLDLKLVLALALTSLSAGAFAQAYLEDPRYGATPEERKQNVLILNFFNDTYNNKNYDGAVQYLQQLMEKAPKATQNIYIKGADIYRNKILRATSLEQKNVLIDSLMLIYDKRIENFGDHATRGKGYIMELKAREYITYKPADREGIIKMCQDAIAENGNNSDPDFLNIYFKELTEDYKNDNIEADVLMDEYEKLVKIFDVDPTPEKAEAKKTFEALFVSSGAASCENLEKLFRPRIAVAPTDTALLDKTLGLLMAGNCISDFQLEVGEKFYALKPSSSTALALAAGFEEKKQFDKALKYLNEAIANESDPATKANLCVRIAGSQLGSNNAQEAAKFAKEAIAIDPENGFAYMILAQAYTVGSNSCSGFDRQSVYWLAYDLLAKACTMLDDEHKKGTDEQLASYRANFPSKEECFFRGLNNGAAYTVKCGWISGSTTVREGR from the coding sequence ATGAAACGATTGGATTTGAAACTGGTATTGGCTTTGGCGCTCACCTCGCTGAGTGCAGGTGCTTTTGCCCAGGCTTATCTGGAAGATCCCCGTTATGGGGCCACTCCCGAGGAGAGGAAGCAGAATGTGCTGATCCTCAATTTCTTTAACGATACATACAACAACAAGAACTACGACGGTGCGGTGCAGTATCTCCAGCAGCTGATGGAGAAGGCTCCCAAGGCGACGCAGAATATCTATATCAAAGGCGCCGATATTTACCGCAATAAAATTCTGCGGGCCACGTCGCTCGAGCAGAAGAACGTGCTCATCGACTCGCTGATGCTGATTTACGACAAGCGGATCGAGAACTTCGGGGATCACGCCACTCGCGGCAAGGGGTATATCATGGAGCTCAAGGCCCGGGAATATATCACCTACAAACCGGCGGACCGGGAGGGTATCATCAAGATGTGCCAGGACGCCATCGCCGAGAACGGCAACAACAGCGATCCCGACTTCCTGAACATCTACTTCAAGGAGTTGACGGAAGATTACAAAAATGATAATATCGAGGCAGACGTCCTGATGGACGAGTATGAGAAACTGGTGAAAATTTTCGACGTCGATCCTACGCCCGAAAAGGCCGAGGCCAAGAAGACGTTCGAGGCGCTTTTCGTTTCCAGCGGTGCCGCCAGCTGCGAGAATCTGGAGAAACTGTTCCGTCCGAGAATCGCTGTCGCTCCCACCGATACCGCCCTGCTGGACAAGACGCTGGGGCTGCTGATGGCCGGCAATTGCATTTCCGACTTCCAGCTCGAAGTGGGTGAAAAGTTTTATGCGCTGAAGCCCTCGTCGAGCACCGCGCTGGCGCTGGCTGCCGGTTTCGAGGAGAAAAAACAGTTCGACAAGGCCCTGAAATACCTGAACGAAGCGATCGCCAACGAATCCGATCCGGCGACCAAAGCCAATCTCTGCGTGCGGATCGCCGGTTCGCAGCTCGGTTCGAACAATGCCCAGGAGGCTGCCAAATTCGCCAAGGAGGCCATTGCGATCGACCCCGAGAACGGGTTCGCCTACATGATCCTCGCCCAAGCCTATACGGTGGGTTCGAATTCCTGTTCGGGTTTCGACCGTCAGAGCGTTTACTGGCTGGCCTACGATCTGTTGGCCAAAGCCTGCACGATGCTGGACGACGAGCATAAGAAAGGTACCGACGAGCAGCTGGCAAGCTACCGGGCCAATTTCCCCTCGAAGGAGGAGTGCTTCTTCCGCGGGCTCAACAACGGTGCGGCCTATACGGTGAAGTGCGGCTGGATTTCCGGTTCCACCACGGTACGGGAGGGACGATAA
- a CDS encoding OmpP1/FadL family transporter produces the protein MQIRKRIMKVVVLALALPAGAWAQSSSINAFSPYTCYGLGDMSTPGTAYLRSMGGIGVAFRNQVMINYMNPASYSAVQPKSFLFNFGMEGQNFYLKTGESKNSYNTFNVRDVGIAFPIARRLGFGLSVTPLSNVGYRMEETVTDPDILATVGQVKYKYSGEGGLTQFKAGVGMEIAKGLSVGAEMIYYLGSIDRYIDQYITPITSSGSYSNMNASTKESVSRIFGNFGIQYDVLATEKRMLTLGVTYQLGGELRSDITKYVPSGDMYADTVSLVTSKSDFTLPSNLTVGLFYQTAKIGVGFDYSYQNWAGKNKADEVNGVKFVDTHSIKVGGQYTPDWGDIRHFYRRLTYRAGFRYSTYYMQLKGQNISDKAVTVGVGIPINMKRLSNINVGAEYGVRGNTRRGMIRENYFKFSIGLSLFGEDFWFVKPKYD, from the coding sequence ATGCAGATTAGAAAGAGGATCATGAAGGTGGTGGTGCTGGCGCTCGCACTTCCGGCAGGGGCTTGGGCCCAGAGCAGCAGCATCAACGCTTTTTCGCCCTATACTTGCTACGGGCTGGGCGATATGTCCACCCCGGGAACGGCATATCTCCGTTCGATGGGCGGCATCGGGGTCGCATTCCGCAACCAGGTGATGATCAACTATATGAACCCAGCTTCGTACAGTGCGGTGCAGCCGAAGTCGTTCCTGTTCAACTTCGGGATGGAGGGGCAGAACTTCTATCTGAAGACCGGGGAGTCGAAGAACAGTTACAATACGTTCAACGTTCGGGATGTGGGCATCGCCTTTCCGATCGCGCGCCGGCTCGGTTTCGGTCTCAGCGTGACGCCGCTGAGCAACGTGGGGTACCGCATGGAGGAGACGGTCACCGATCCCGATATTCTGGCTACGGTGGGGCAGGTCAAGTACAAGTATTCCGGGGAAGGCGGCCTCACCCAGTTCAAGGCGGGTGTCGGCATGGAGATTGCAAAGGGTCTTTCCGTAGGTGCCGAAATGATCTACTATCTGGGAAGCATCGACCGTTACATCGACCAGTATATCACTCCCATCACTTCGAGCGGCAGTTACAGCAACATGAATGCGAGCACGAAAGAGAGCGTATCCCGGATTTTCGGGAATTTCGGCATCCAGTACGATGTCCTTGCGACGGAGAAACGGATGCTGACGCTGGGTGTGACCTACCAGCTCGGCGGCGAGCTGCGCTCCGATATCACCAAATACGTGCCTTCGGGCGACATGTATGCGGACACGGTGAGTCTCGTCACCTCGAAGTCGGATTTCACGCTGCCTTCGAACCTGACCGTCGGTCTCTTCTACCAGACGGCGAAAATCGGGGTGGGGTTCGATTACAGTTACCAGAACTGGGCCGGCAAGAACAAGGCGGACGAGGTGAACGGCGTGAAGTTCGTGGATACCCACAGCATCAAGGTGGGCGGCCAGTACACGCCGGACTGGGGAGATATCCGTCATTTTTACAGACGGCTCACCTATCGCGCGGGATTCCGGTACAGCACCTACTACATGCAGCTGAAGGGACAGAACATCAGCGATAAGGCGGTGACTGTCGGCGTGGGTATTCCGATCAACATGAAGCGTCTCTCCAACATCAACGTGGGGGCCGAGTATGGCGTGAGGGGGAACACCCGCCGCGGTATGATCCGGGAGAACTACTTCAAGTTCTCGATCGGGCTGAGCCTCTTCGGAGAGGACTTCTGGTTCGTGAAGCCGAAATACGATTAA
- a CDS encoding type III pantothenate kinase has protein sequence MNLAIDIGNTLAKMAVIEAGQVVDTFKFEGVGEREVASVLESYPGVEAAVLVSSRGDVAGIEAFLRKRAGRYLRFDHTVPVPLKNLYRTPGTLGCDRLAAAVGANALYPESNVLIVDFGTAITVDMVSAAGEFLGGNISPGAASRFRALHEYTCSLPLRALRPGETELLGRDTFSAIESGVIDGIVYEIEGYIGRLSARYPDLRIIFTGGDGNFFAKRVKNPIFATYDLVVYGLNRILEYNAD, from the coding sequence ATGAACCTGGCAATAGACATAGGCAATACCCTCGCCAAAATGGCCGTTATCGAGGCGGGCCAGGTGGTCGATACGTTCAAGTTCGAAGGCGTGGGAGAGCGGGAGGTGGCTTCCGTGCTGGAGAGTTATCCGGGCGTGGAGGCGGCCGTGCTGGTCTCTTCGCGCGGCGACGTGGCCGGAATCGAGGCATTCCTCAGGAAACGTGCGGGCCGGTATCTGCGGTTCGACCACACGGTGCCCGTGCCGTTGAAGAACCTCTACCGGACGCCCGGCACGCTGGGCTGCGACCGGCTGGCGGCGGCCGTGGGGGCCAATGCCCTCTATCCGGAGAGCAACGTGCTGATCGTCGATTTCGGCACCGCCATCACGGTGGACATGGTTTCGGCCGCCGGGGAGTTCCTGGGGGGCAATATCTCCCCCGGAGCGGCTTCGCGCTTCCGGGCCCTGCACGAATACACCTGTTCGCTGCCCCTGCGGGCGCTCAGGCCGGGGGAGACCGAACTGCTGGGACGGGATACCTTTTCGGCGATCGAGAGCGGCGTAATCGACGGTATCGTCTACGAAATAGAGGGATACATCGGACGGCTTTCCGCACGGTATCCCGATTTGAGGATAATTTTTACGGGAGGAGACGGAAATTTTTTTGCTAAACGAGTAAAAAATCCGATATTTGCAACCTACGACCTGGTTGTGTACGGGTTGAACCGAATTTTGGAATACAATGCAGATTAG
- the mfd gene encoding transcription-repair coupling factor, protein MSPQQVNDLVGQLPGVKEISEHYEGCATVSLGSLVGSAFSLVAASVVRERGGVHVFVMEDRDAAAYLSSDFYQLLDADRVLFFPTGYKRSIQFGQEDPSGIVQRTAALNAVKNFGGEGYLVLCTYPEALAEKVVGMEELRRTVLQVGVGDRLSPAFVEETLAGYGFQRVDFVYEPGQYSVRGGIVDIFSYSENHPFRLDFFGDEVESIRRFEIASQLSVEKLQCAEIVPNLKRDDLVPDRVSFPRFAGRATYWVADPDYLFKRLNDIRSKILKELEEPSEIDALVTGRKGFAEDVSACRMFLLKDNAKERAADRKIEFRTAPQPRFNKNFELLAADINANRLKGYRTLILSDNKAQIERLQNIFHSIGQRDVAFEALPLTLHEGFVSHDLRLCFYTDHQIFDRYHRYRLRGELDRSESLTVAELNELKVGDYVVHIDHGVGRFGGLVRTEENGKVQEAIKLVYRDNDVLLVNVHALHRISRYKDRDSEPPKIYKLGSGAWQRMKAATKKAVKEIARELIALYARRKATPGFAFSPDSYLQHELEASFIYEDTPDQQKATEAVKHDMESPQPMDRLICGDVGFGKTEIAIRAAFKAVSDSRQVAVLVPTTILALQHYRSFSERLRDFPVRIEHLSRSKSAKETAQVLKELEEGKIDILIGTHKILGKNVRFKSLGLLVIDEEQKFGVAAKEKLRQMSVSVDTLTLTATPIPRTLQFSLMGSRDLSVISTPPPNRQPIVTESYTFDEQIIKEAVDYELGRGGQVYFVHNRVEDILQIEAMIRRLCPGVRTVVGHGQMDPKQLEKVVMDFIFGEYDVLVATTIVENGIDIPNANTIIINNAQNFGLSDLHQLRGRVGRSNRKAFCYLLSPPDELLTGEARRRLRALEEFSDLGSGFNIAMQDLDIRGAGNLLGAEQSGFIADIGFETYQKILNEAMEELRAERLVGDGTLPEGATAPAPAAFPAAPVSYVNDCQIEVDSEALIPDGYVGQSAEKIRLYRELDNITDEETLRKFEANLTDRFGPVPEQTRTLFHVIRLRWVCMKLGFERAKVKNGLLILQFIADTSSPYYKTPFFMALLKTVTAGGAKFVFRQNNNKLGLTVRDVKGVEDAWKTLGRLEAEAEEVQ, encoded by the coding sequence ATGTCGCCGCAACAGGTAAACGATCTGGTCGGGCAGCTGCCCGGCGTGAAGGAGATATCGGAACATTACGAAGGCTGTGCCACCGTGAGCCTGGGCTCGCTGGTGGGTTCGGCCTTTTCGCTTGTCGCCGCATCGGTGGTGAGGGAGCGGGGCGGCGTACACGTTTTCGTCATGGAGGACCGCGATGCGGCGGCCTATCTGAGCAGCGACTTCTACCAGTTGCTCGATGCGGACCGTGTGCTCTTTTTCCCGACGGGATACAAACGGTCGATCCAGTTCGGACAGGAGGACCCTTCGGGCATCGTCCAGCGGACGGCGGCGCTCAATGCGGTGAAAAATTTCGGCGGCGAGGGTTATCTGGTGCTCTGTACCTATCCCGAGGCGCTGGCCGAGAAGGTGGTGGGCATGGAGGAGCTGCGGCGCACCGTGCTGCAGGTGGGCGTCGGGGACCGTCTCTCCCCCGCGTTCGTGGAGGAGACGCTGGCCGGATACGGTTTCCAGCGGGTCGATTTCGTCTATGAACCGGGACAGTATTCGGTGCGGGGCGGTATTGTCGATATTTTCTCCTATTCGGAAAACCATCCTTTCCGGCTCGACTTTTTCGGCGACGAGGTGGAGTCGATCCGCCGTTTCGAGATCGCTTCGCAGCTCTCGGTGGAGAAGTTGCAGTGTGCGGAGATCGTGCCCAATCTGAAGCGGGACGATCTGGTGCCCGACCGGGTGTCGTTTCCCCGTTTCGCCGGCCGGGCCACCTACTGGGTGGCCGACCCCGACTATCTGTTCAAACGGCTGAACGACATCCGTTCCAAGATACTGAAGGAGCTGGAAGAGCCTTCGGAGATCGACGCGCTGGTGACGGGCCGCAAGGGATTCGCGGAGGACGTGTCGGCCTGCCGGATGTTCCTGCTCAAGGACAATGCGAAGGAGCGGGCGGCGGATCGGAAGATCGAATTCCGCACCGCTCCCCAGCCCCGGTTCAACAAGAATTTCGAGTTGCTGGCCGCCGATATCAACGCCAACCGGCTGAAAGGGTACCGGACGCTGATTCTCTCGGACAACAAGGCGCAGATCGAGCGCCTGCAGAATATTTTCCACTCGATCGGACAGCGGGACGTGGCCTTCGAGGCGCTTCCGCTCACCCTTCACGAGGGGTTCGTCAGCCACGACCTGCGGCTCTGTTTCTACACCGACCACCAGATTTTCGACCGCTATCACCGTTACCGCCTGCGCGGAGAGCTGGACCGCAGCGAAAGCCTTACGGTGGCCGAACTCAACGAACTGAAGGTGGGCGACTACGTGGTGCACATCGACCACGGCGTGGGCCGTTTCGGCGGTCTGGTGCGCACGGAGGAGAACGGCAAGGTGCAGGAGGCGATCAAGCTGGTGTACCGCGACAACGACGTGCTGCTGGTCAACGTACATGCTCTGCATCGCATCTCCCGCTACAAGGACCGGGACAGCGAACCGCCCAAAATCTACAAGCTGGGTTCCGGGGCGTGGCAGCGGATGAAGGCGGCCACGAAAAAGGCCGTCAAGGAGATCGCCCGCGAGTTGATAGCCCTGTATGCCCGCCGGAAGGCGACGCCCGGTTTCGCCTTCTCACCGGACAGCTATTTGCAGCACGAACTGGAAGCTTCGTTCATCTACGAGGATACGCCCGACCAGCAGAAGGCGACCGAAGCGGTCAAGCACGACATGGAGAGTCCCCAGCCGATGGACCGCCTGATCTGCGGCGACGTGGGCTTCGGCAAGACGGAGATTGCAATCCGGGCGGCGTTCAAGGCCGTGTCGGACTCCAGGCAGGTGGCGGTACTGGTGCCGACCACGATCCTGGCGCTCCAGCATTACCGCTCTTTCAGCGAGCGGCTGCGCGATTTTCCGGTGCGGATCGAACATCTCAGCCGCTCCAAAAGCGCAAAAGAGACGGCCCAGGTGCTGAAAGAGCTGGAGGAGGGAAAGATCGACATCCTGATCGGCACCCACAAGATATTGGGGAAAAACGTGCGTTTCAAATCGCTGGGACTTCTCGTCATCGACGAGGAACAGAAATTCGGCGTGGCGGCCAAGGAGAAGCTGCGCCAGATGAGCGTGAGCGTCGATACGCTGACGCTGACCGCCACTCCGATCCCCCGGACGCTCCAGTTCTCGCTGATGGGGTCGCGCGACCTTTCGGTGATCTCCACCCCGCCGCCCAACCGCCAGCCGATCGTCACCGAATCCTACACGTTCGACGAGCAGATCATCAAGGAGGCCGTGGATTACGAACTGGGCCGGGGCGGACAGGTCTATTTCGTCCATAACCGCGTGGAGGACATCCTGCAGATCGAGGCGATGATCCGCCGGCTGTGTCCCGGTGTACGGACGGTCGTCGGGCACGGGCAGATGGACCCCAAACAGCTGGAAAAGGTGGTGATGGACTTCATTTTCGGCGAATACGACGTGCTCGTCGCCACCACCATCGTGGAGAACGGCATCGACATCCCCAACGCCAACACCATCATCATCAACAATGCCCAGAATTTCGGGCTGAGCGACCTGCATCAGTTGCGCGGGCGCGTGGGGAGGTCGAACCGCAAGGCATTCTGCTACCTCCTCTCTCCGCCCGACGAACTGCTGACGGGTGAGGCGCGCCGCCGCCTGCGGGCGCTCGAGGAGTTCTCCGACCTGGGTTCCGGTTTCAATATCGCCATGCAGGATCTGGATATCCGCGGAGCGGGAAACCTGCTGGGGGCCGAGCAGAGCGGTTTTATCGCCGACATCGGTTTCGAGACCTACCAGAAAATCCTGAACGAGGCGATGGAGGAGCTGCGGGCCGAACGTCTCGTGGGCGACGGGACGCTGCCCGAAGGCGCCACCGCTCCGGCACCGGCCGCTTTCCCCGCCGCTCCGGTCAGCTATGTGAACGACTGCCAGATCGAGGTGGACAGCGAGGCCCTGATCCCGGACGGTTACGTGGGCCAGAGCGCCGAGAAGATCAGACTCTACCGGGAGCTGGACAACATCACCGACGAGGAGACCCTGCGGAAGTTCGAGGCGAACCTTACGGACCGGTTCGGTCCCGTTCCCGAACAGACGCGGACCCTGTTCCACGTGATCCGCCTGCGATGGGTGTGCATGAAGCTGGGATTCGAACGGGCGAAAGTGAAAAATGGCCTGCTGATCCTCCAGTTCATCGCCGACACCTCTTCGCCGTATTATAAAACGCCTTTTTTCATGGCACTTTTGAAGACGGTGACCGCGGGCGGGGCAAAATTTGTTTTCCGCCAGAACAATAATAAGCTGGGTTTGACAGTTAGAGATGTAAAAGGCGTGGAGGATGCGTGGAAAACCCTGGGCCGGCTGGAGGCCGAAGCGGAAGAGGTTCAGTAG
- a CDS encoding Rne/Rng family ribonuclease, translating to MNKELIINVTSSEISIALIEDKRLVELNTEKCKTGFAVGDIYLGKVRKIMPGLNAAFVNIGHEKDAFIHYLDLGPQFVSLHKLVGNLSNKKNTRFETLKLDPPIGKTGKISSQISGGQPILVQIAKEAISTKGPRLTSDISLAGRHVVLIPFSNKISVSQKIRSNEEKKRLKKIVEEVLPKNYGVIIRTAAIGKSEEDIRHDIESLVKRWNTALERVRTQAPPSLLLGEMSRTTTIIRDLLNGSFSSIVVDDASVYEEVKEYIRTIAPEKEKIVKLYKGSVPIFDNYDISKQIKSLFAKYVSLRRGAYLIIEHTEALHVIDVNSGNRAKVDDDQERTAMDVNLASAEEIARQLRLRDMGGIIVIDFIDLHKGENRQALYEKMKELMATDRAKHTVLPLSKFGLMQITRQRVRPEAAPEVKETCPTCHGTGTIMPSVLLDQQIENKIAYFAGDKGIKHIKVKVNPFVASYLTRGLVSIRMRWAMKYRCTIKIASDQSTGFVETKFYGKDGRELI from the coding sequence ATGAATAAGGAACTAATCATCAACGTGACCTCCTCAGAGATCTCGATCGCCCTGATCGAAGACAAACGGCTGGTGGAGCTCAATACGGAAAAATGCAAGACCGGCTTCGCGGTGGGGGATATCTACCTGGGGAAGGTGCGCAAGATCATGCCCGGTCTCAATGCTGCGTTCGTCAACATAGGGCACGAAAAGGATGCGTTCATCCACTACCTCGACCTGGGACCCCAGTTCGTGTCGCTGCATAAATTGGTGGGCAATCTCTCCAATAAGAAAAATACGCGTTTCGAGACGCTGAAACTCGATCCCCCCATCGGAAAGACGGGGAAGATATCCTCCCAGATCTCGGGGGGGCAGCCCATTCTGGTGCAGATCGCCAAGGAGGCCATCTCGACCAAGGGTCCCCGGCTTACTTCCGATATCTCGCTGGCCGGGCGCCACGTGGTGCTGATCCCCTTCTCGAACAAAATATCCGTTTCCCAGAAAATCCGCTCCAACGAGGAGAAAAAGAGGCTGAAGAAGATCGTAGAGGAGGTACTTCCGAAGAATTACGGGGTCATCATCCGCACGGCCGCCATCGGGAAAAGCGAAGAGGATATCCGGCACGACATAGAATCGCTCGTCAAGCGTTGGAACACGGCGCTCGAACGGGTCCGGACGCAGGCCCCTCCCTCGTTGCTGCTGGGGGAGATGAGCCGTACGACCACCATTATCCGCGATCTGCTCAACGGTTCGTTCAGCAGCATCGTGGTGGACGACGCCTCGGTGTACGAGGAGGTGAAGGAGTATATCCGCACGATCGCCCCGGAGAAGGAGAAGATCGTGAAGCTCTACAAGGGCAGCGTACCCATTTTCGACAACTACGACATATCGAAACAGATCAAATCCCTCTTCGCCAAGTACGTCTCCCTGCGCAGGGGAGCCTACCTGATTATCGAACACACGGAGGCGCTGCACGTGATCGACGTCAACAGCGGCAACCGGGCCAAGGTGGACGACGACCAGGAGCGGACGGCGATGGACGTGAACCTCGCCTCGGCGGAGGAGATCGCCCGTCAGCTCCGACTGCGGGATATGGGAGGGATCATCGTGATCGACTTCATCGACCTGCACAAGGGGGAGAACCGCCAGGCCCTTTATGAGAAGATGAAGGAGTTGATGGCGACCGACCGGGCCAAGCACACGGTGCTGCCCCTCTCGAAATTCGGCCTGATGCAGATCACCCGTCAGCGGGTGCGGCCCGAGGCGGCGCCCGAGGTGAAGGAGACCTGCCCCACCTGTCACGGAACGGGGACGATCATGCCCTCCGTGCTGCTCGACCAGCAGATCGAGAACAAGATCGCCTATTTCGCCGGCGATAAGGGAATCAAACATATCAAAGTGAAAGTGAATCCGTTCGTGGCGTCCTATCTGACCCGCGGACTGGTCAGCATCCGCATGCGCTGGGCGATGAAATACCGCTGCACGATCAAGATCGCCTCGGATCAGTCCACCGGTTTCGTGGAGACCAAGTTCTACGGCAAGGACGGCCGTGAACTGATATAG
- a CDS encoding HU family DNA-binding protein, which yields MTKADIVNEISKSTGVEKAVVQDVVEAFMTSIKESMTAQNNVYLRGFGSFIIKKRAQKVARNISKNTTITIPAHNIPAFKPAKSFAAKVKGAK from the coding sequence ATGACAAAGGCTGATATTGTAAACGAGATTTCCAAGAGCACCGGCGTTGAAAAAGCTGTAGTGCAGGACGTTGTAGAGGCATTCATGACCAGCATCAAAGAGTCGATGACGGCTCAGAACAATGTATATCTGCGCGGTTTCGGCAGTTTCATCATCAAGAAACGCGCCCAGAAAGTGGCCCGCAACATCTCCAAGAACACGACCATTACCATCCCTGCTCACAACATTCCTGCTTTCAAGCCGGCCAAGAGTTTTGCAGCGAAAGTAAAGGGTGCTAAATAA